The DNA region GACGGCGGTACGGGCCAGTCCGTTGAGGTCGCCGCGGAGTTCGGCCGGGACGACTGTCGCGCACAGCGCCGTCCCTGCCGCTCCCGTGAGCACCGATCCCGCGCCGACGACGACGAGCACGGCGAACAGCAGCCAGACCTGCCGTGCCGACTCCACCGCGAGGGGCAGGGTCAAGGCCGCGGCCAGAGCCAGGTTGGCGGCCGCCAGCAGCGGACGATGCGGGAAGCGGTCGGCGAGGACGCCGATCGCGGGACCCGCGAGCACCGGCAGCCAGAAGCAGAAGGTCACCAGGGCGGCGAGGCTGTCGGAGCCGGTCAGCGTCTTCACCCAGACACCGGCGGCGAGCGACATCGCGGAGTCACCGAAGGCGGAGGTGACCACTCCGCCCAGATAGAGCGCCGCGTTGCGGTCCCTCAGGACCCGGGCCCCGGTCCAGTTCAACTCCGCCCCCACCCCGCCGTCTTGGCGAGCCACACTACCCCCAATCAGTCGCTTGGGGGTAGTGGAACGGCCGAGCACCCGGGCGGTGGCCATGCGCTTTACTGGCCTGCGTGACCGGCATCGACCCCGTACTGCGCGCGCTCGCCCATCCGGTACGGCTGCGCATGATGACGCTTATGTGGCCCGGCCCGATGTCCGCGGCCGAACTCGCCCGCGAGCTGGACATCTCACATGCGCTGGCCAGCCAGCATCTGCGCCGTCTGGACGCCGCCGGACTCGTCGAGCTGGCAGAGCAGCGCACCAGACGCGGCGGCCGGGAACGCCGCTACCGCGCCGTGCACGGCGCGCCCCTCTCCGAACAGCGCGAGGGCGCCGAGATGCTGGCCGGGACTCTGGCGCACACCCTCCGCGAAAGGGCGGCGCAGCGTGCACCCGAGGGCGAAGGCGTCACCACCGACGCCGAGTTGTGGGTCGACCCCGGCGTATGGGAGGACGTCCGCAGACGTCTCGCTGACCTCGCCATGGAGCTTCACGACGCCGCCCGGCCGCCGCGCACCCCGCACACCTCACGCGTCGGCCTCACCGTCATGGCCTTCCCCATGCGGCAGGAGGAAGCCCCCGCGGGGGAGGAGGGGACCGGCTGACCCGCCACCGCGCGTTCGGTCCTGCACACCGCTGGCCCGTATACCGCTGCCGCTTGTACGTACCGCTGCGGTGCGTGCCTCCGCTTCGCCGGACACGCTGCGTAAGGAGACGTCAACGTGACTAGTATCAACGGTAGTTGGTGACGACAGCA from Streptomyces marispadix includes:
- a CDS encoding ArsR/SmtB family transcription factor: MTGIDPVLRALAHPVRLRMMTLMWPGPMSAAELARELDISHALASQHLRRLDAAGLVELAEQRTRRGGRERRYRAVHGAPLSEQREGAEMLAGTLAHTLRERAAQRAPEGEGVTTDAELWVDPGVWEDVRRRLADLAMELHDAARPPRTPHTSRVGLTVMAFPMRQEEAPAGEEGTG